The following proteins are co-located in the Trichomycterus rosablanca isolate fTriRos1 chromosome 14, fTriRos1.hap1, whole genome shotgun sequence genome:
- the dctpp1 gene encoding glutamyl-tRNA(Gln) amidotransferase subunit B, mitochondrial produces the protein MAAGQDASLHLNGASESSAVHVNHLNGEAAADETESFRFSSEPSLEEIRRLQAQFTDERNWNQFHQPRNLLLALVGEVGEVSELFQWRGEVKEGLPDWSASEREHLAQELSDVLIYLVELAEKCHVDLPQAVLQKMALNRLKYPASKVHGSAKKYTEYQD, from the coding sequence ATGGCAGCAGGGCAGGACGCTTCTCTTCACTTGAATGGCGCATCAGAGAGCAGTGCTGTTCATGTTAACCACCTGAACGGTGAAGCGGCCGCGGATGAGACCGAGAGCTTCAGATTCAGCTCAGAACCCAGTCTGGAGGAGATCCGCCGCCTACAAGCCCAGTTCACTGACGAGAGGAACTGGAACCAGTTCCACCAGCCCCGTAACCTGCTGCTGGCTCTGGTCGGGGAGGTTGGTGAAGTCTCTGAGCTCTTCCAGTGGCGGGGAGAAGTGAAGGAGGGTTTACCGGATTGGAGCGCGTCCGAGCGGGAGCACCTtgctcaggagctcagtgatgtGCTGATCTACCTGGTGGAGCTGGCTGAGAAATGCCATGTGGACCTGCCTCAAGCTGTTCTGCAGAAAATGGCCCTCAACAGGcttaaatatccagccagcaaaGTACACGGTTCTGCCAAAAAATACACCGAGTATCAGGACTGA